The following nucleotide sequence is from Salinispirillum sp. LH 10-3-1.
GCCACATCAGAGTTCGCTGCCACGCCAGACGCTGCGCCATTGCGAGTGAATAAGTCTGTGCGCTGTATTTCCAGTTCGAAGACTTCAGCGGCTTCCGTCAGATCCAAGCTAGTGAACACCACGTTAGCCAGTTCTTCACGCACCTCAACAAGACGTGACGCGGCCTGTCGCGCTATAAGCTGACTGCGTAGGTCGGCCGTCATTTCTTCCAATGATGGAATGTCTGACGAAGCGATATCCAGCAGCTTGATTAAATGATAGCCAAACTCAGTACGGACCGGAGCACTGACTTCACCAACAGCAGACAGTGCTGCTACTGCTTGCTCGAATTCAGGATCAAAGATACCGGACATAAAGTAACCTAAGTCACCACCAAAATCGGCACTACCAGGGTCCTCAGAGTACTCTTGCGCCAGGGCAGCAAAGTCTTCATTAGCAGCACGAGCAGCCAGATCTGCAGCCAAATCTCTGGCTTCGGGCGCTGAACGGCTATCGGTTGTAATCAAAATATGAGCAATCTGTTTCTGTGCACTGCTGCTTTCTAAGGCCAAGTAAGCGTCATAAGCGGCTTGTATTTCAGCTTCGGTTGGTTCCAAGCCTGCTGCAATTCGATCAGCGCTATACCGGACATACTCTATTGCAACGCGCTCAGGCGTCAGAAACTCTTCACGATTTTCATCATAAAACTGTGCTACCGCGACATCATCAACAGTGACTTCATTGATCAGCTCTTCAATGCGGAAAATCTTGTACTCAATATCGCGCGTCTCGTTACTCATACGCGCATAGTATTCAACCTCATATGGCAAGCTGAATTCAGACTGTTCCAGGCCCACAATCCACTGGTTCAAAGCTTGGCTTTCAGCAATACGTTGACGAAACTGTCGAGCGGTCATGCCTTGCTGAGCGGCGACCATGGAGAAACGCGCCGAATCAAATGAACCATCTGCAGTACGAAAAGACTGCTCGTTAAACAGTAAACGATCCATTTCACGATCGGAGAATACGAAGTTGGCGTTCCTGGCTGCTTGCGCAATCAACTCCTCTTGAATGATGCGCTCGATCACTTGCTGACGCAGCAAGCTTTCATCAATGAGTGAAGGGTCAGCATTCTGCCCCATGCGCTGCAGCATATTCTGCCGCTCGGCGTTTACACGGCTGTTCAAAACCTGTGCTGAAATACCTTCTCCATTAACTTTAACGGCTGCACGACCACTGAAGTCCATGGTTACGATGGACGATGCACCAAAAAAGGCAAAGGTACATACCAACACGGTGATAATGATTTTACCGGTCGTACCGCGGAAACTATTGCGAAATTCTTCTAACATCGATCCTCCGGATCACTGACACCACAACGGGGTTAATCAGATGGGCACAAAAAAGAGCGCTAATCTTACCCTAACCCAACAACCTAATACATTAAAACGTCAGGAGCGTTTCAAACGTAAGCCCCGAACTGGAATACCCCAAGGTGAGGCAACCCAAAAAAATCCGCCGGCGGCGGATTTCATTTCATCCCTAACTATGGAGGCTCCATGGATGAGACGAAAAAAAATGGCGAGTCATTTACTCGCCATTTTTTTAGCTAAAAGACAATCAGTTAACGGCGTCTTTCAGCGCTTTTCCTGGCTTGAAGCCAGGAACTTTAGCCGCAGCAATCTGGATAGGAGCACCGGTTTGTGGGTTACGGCCAGTGCGTGCAGCACGCTCTTTAACCGCAAAAGTACCAAAACCAACCAACACAACCTGATCGCCATCTTTCAACGCACCAGATACAGCGTCAATCATTGCATCCAATGCACGACCAGCAGCCGCCTTTGGAATGTCAGCAGAAGCTGCTACGGCATCAATCAATTCAGACTTGTTCACGCTATTCCCCTTTTTCAACAGTATGCCGGCCCAGTCCAGTCAGAAATCACGATCGCAAATGATCATTTTTTGAGTAGACGTCCATGACCGACGATTATTAGTATTATTTGCCTGGCAAGTACTAGTGCTGAGTTTTATACCAGCACTAGGAAAAGACTGTCAAGCAATGTTCTAGGGAGCTTCAGAATAATTCCGCGACGGTTTACTCTTTGGCTCACTAGTGTGTACTGGGTCTTTCGCCACCCGTCGGACGTACTTCAACTCTAGGCTTAAGGTCTTCTGCTAACTGATCATCCGTTAACGGCGTAGGCACACCATCAAGGGCAATCTCCAACACCTCATCAATCCATTTTACTGGTTTGATGACGATATCAGCCAGTATATTGGCCGGAATTTCCTTCAAGTCACGCTCATTCTCTTCTGGTATCACTACTGTTTTAATGCCACCTCGATGTGCCGCCAGCAGTTTCTCTTTGAGCCCACCAATGGCCAATACCTGACCACGCAAGGTAATTTCTCCCGTCATAGCAACATCGGCACGTACAGGTAATTTCGCCAAGGCTGAAACCAAGGCCGTGCACATACCGATACCGGCACTAGGGCCGTCTTTCGGCGTTGCGCCTTCAGGCACGTGGATATGAATATCCTGATTTTCAAAAGAGCTGGGCAATATACCCAAACGTTGACTACGGCTACGCACCACTGTCAGAGCCGCCTGAATGGATTCCTGCATGACGTCACCCAACTTGCCGGTACGTATCATACGGCCCTTACCGGGCGTTACAGCGGC
It contains:
- a CDS encoding HU family DNA-binding protein, which translates into the protein MNKSELIDAVAASADIPKAAAGRALDAMIDAVSGALKDGDQVVLVGFGTFAVKERAARTGRNPQTGAPIQIAAAKVPGFKPGKALKDAVN
- a CDS encoding SurA N-terminal domain-containing protein, yielding MLEEFRNSFRGTTGKIIITVLVCTFAFFGASSIVTMDFSGRAAVKVNGEGISAQVLNSRVNAERQNMLQRMGQNADPSLIDESLLRQQVIERIIQEELIAQAARNANFVFSDREMDRLLFNEQSFRTADGSFDSARFSMVAAQQGMTARQFRQRIAESQALNQWIVGLEQSEFSLPYEVEYYARMSNETRDIEYKIFRIEELINEVTVDDVAVAQFYDENREEFLTPERVAIEYVRYSADRIAAGLEPTEAEIQAAYDAYLALESSSAQKQIAHILITTDSRSAPEARDLAADLAARAANEDFAALAQEYSEDPGSADFGGDLGYFMSGIFDPEFEQAVAALSAVGEVSAPVRTEFGYHLIKLLDIASSDIPSLEEMTADLRSQLIARQAASRLVEVREELANVVFTSLDLTEAAEVFELEIQRTDLFTRNGAASGVAANSDVATAAFSGLVLNEELNSDVITLPDNSLVVVRKLDYEAPDYEPLENVADDINEYLRFLAAVEAAEFEAGALRDALLAGDADVVLERVEGVSRFGSRVPANLNQAAFRAVPNSDDGRDVFIVRLERGDWAVGRVLNANDGTLDEEERGQIAAYLERVVAGTILDNLVGDLRSEARIRVR